The genomic DNA GGGTAAATTATCTTTTTCCGGTCTGAACATTCCAAAGCCTAGCATATTGTGAATCATTCTTCAACAAATCATCATGACTTCCCGATTCAACTACCTTTCCCTCATCCAGAACTATGATTGAATCACTGTGTCTTATCGTCGATAAACGATGTGCAATAACAATCGTTGTTCGATTCTTGGAGATGACTGCCAGTGA from Candidatus Poseidoniia archaeon includes the following:
- a CDS encoding ABC transporter; protein product: RLSIARAVLKDAPILVLDEATSSVDNETEEALQKSLAVISKNRTTIVIAHRLSTIRHSDSIIVLDEGKVVESGSHDDLLKNDSQYARLWNVQTGKR